The Fulvivirga maritima genome segment GGGTGATAAGTATATATTTCAATTTCATATCCTCTAATGTTTTGTCTTAAAAAGTAATATTCACACCTACAGTATAAGATCTGCTTCTTGGGTAAGATGAGTAATCCACCCCGGGTGTAAGCAGCTGATAGGTACTACTTCTACTGGTACTTACTTCAGGATCATAACCTGAGTAGTTAGTCCACAGTGCCAGATTATAGCCTGTAGCATAAATTCTGAATTGAGTAAGTTTATACTTAGAAACCAGAGATACCGGTAAAGTATATCCTATGGTCAGGTTATTGAGCCTAATGAAAGAACCATCTTCTATCCCCCAATCAGTGAGCACTGCTGTGGCAGTTCCAAATGAGTTATTACCACTCCACATGGTTTTACCCTGATTCATTTCTCTCAACTGTTCCAGGTCAGTAACTACCTCCCCAGGAGTGCCGGTATAAGCACCATCTACGTCTATATAAGTAAATCGGTCATTAGAATTCATGGTACTAAGCATGTTACCATAAGTCGTGCGGTACATTTGATTAAATTCTATTTTACCTGTGTTATAGATATCATTTCCATAAGACCAGTTAAAGAATACAGAAGCATCAAAACCTTTGTAGCGGGCATTAAAACCAAAACCACCTTGCGCTTTAGGTAGCGCATTTCCTATCACTTTTCTATCTTCACTGGTTATTTTTCCGTCACCGCTAATATCTCTGATTTTCATGTAGCCAGGCCTTAAGCCATCGGTTCCTACTCCCAAGGTGGCTCCACTATTAGGCACCCCTTCTTTTAAAGTATACTGACCTGTGGCTTCATCATAACCCGCGAAGTCATCTACGGTATACATACCATCATTTACATAACCATAAATAAGGCCTATGCTTTCACCTACTCTCAAGAGGTAATCATTTCTGTCTTTCAGGTCAGTACTGGCCCAGTTAGACTGGAAAAAACGTTCATTGGTTCCATCCAATTTCTCGATGGTTGTTCGGTTCAAACCAAAATTGATATTGGCTGAAATAGAAAAGTCAGATTTATCTATGATATACCCTTCAATTCCCATTTCAATACCTTTATTGGAAGTTTCGCCTATGTTGTCCCACTGCGTTTCAAAGCCTGAATTAGGTGCAATAGCTTTATCTAGCAATAAATCCGTAGTGGAATTATAGTAAGCATCAATGCTACCTGTAACTCTGGCTTTAAACAATGAGAAGTCAACCCCAAGGTTTCTACTTACCGTAGTTTCCCAAATGATGAATGGGTTATAAAGAATATCAGAAGAGGGTGAATAATAAATGCCATACTCATTACCAAAGCCTGGGCCATTATTAGTATTAGGGCTAAATAATAAACGAGTAGCATCAGCATTTACATTGTCATTACCTATTTCACCATAACTCACTCTAAGCTTTAGCTGGTCTACAAATGATACGTTTGACATGAAAGACTCTTCATTAATCTTCCAACCGAGTGCTACCGCAGGGAACACACCTACTCTATTGTCTTTTAAGAATCTGCTACTGGCATCTCTACGGATAGTCGCTGTTAAAAGGTATTTATTATTGAATTGATAATTAACCCTACCAAAGAGAGAGAATTTACTTACTTCCAGAAACTCTTGTGTATCATGAAAAACATCTCCCTCGCCCAACTGCATATTAGCAAAAAGCTCTTCAGGTGTAATAGAGACACGATACTCTTCTCTTGTAATGGATTCACCTTTACCACCGGCTCCATTTATCTCATGTC includes the following:
- a CDS encoding SusC/RagA family TonB-linked outer membrane protein, yielding MASAAEAITGRLPGVRVQTTDGSPDAEIVIRVRGGGSITQDNTPLYVVDGFIMESIRDIPPTDIASIDVLKDAAATAIYGASAANGVIIINTKKPKAGRLSINYNGFAKFNTFPKDREYDVLSPYDYVMANYERAKLRSEQDVENFEKYYGKYDDLELYKQKKATDWQDELFGDTQFSQYHNLSLNGGTEKTKLSLSLTNNDEEGLISGSGYTRNSLNFKLGQEISRRLNFDFGARVTYTQVNGAGTSGSSQLRVKDAVLARPVNGVADELDLDLNQIDANDDYQSFLLSLINPTELAEQDWRKRSDKNYAFNAGIEWNVIDGLTFNTVLNGTTKFREDLRFYGPLTSRAQQEGSGLPIGMKTDRENWNYRWYNTVNYDFSNLGRHKLNVLVGHEINGAGGKGESITREEYRVSITPEELFANMQLGEGDVFHDTQEFLEVSKFSLFGRVNYQFNNKYLLTATIRRDASSRFLKDNRVGVFPAVALGWKINEESFMSNVSFVDQLKLRVSYGEIGNDNVNADATRLLFSPNTNNGPGFGNEYGIYYSPSSDILYNPFIIWETTVSRNLGVDFSLFKARVTGSIDAYYNSTTDLLLDKAIAPNSGFETQWDNIGETSNKGIEMGIEGYIIDKSDFSISANINFGLNRTTIEKLDGTNERFFQSNWASTDLKDRNDYLLRVGESIGLIYGYVNDGMYTVDDFAGYDEATGQYTLKEGVPNSGATLGVGTDGLRPGYMKIRDISGDGKITSEDRKVIGNALPKAQGGFGFNARYKGFDASVFFNWSYGNDIYNTGKIEFNQMYRTTYGNMLSTMNSNDRFTYIDVDGAYTGTPGEVVTDLEQLREMNQGKTMWSGNNSFGTATAVLTDWGIEDGSFIRLNNLTIGYTLPVSLVSKYKLTQFRIYATGYNLALWTNYSGYDPEVSTSRSSTYQLLTPGVDYSSYPRSRSYTVGVNITF